One genomic region from Macadamia integrifolia cultivar HAES 741 unplaced genomic scaffold, SCU_Mint_v3 scaffold823, whole genome shotgun sequence encodes:
- the LOC122070115 gene encoding anthocyanidin 5,3-O-glucosyltransferase-like, which translates to MKYTIVLYPAPSVSQLVSMVELGKLILHHYHHLFSITVLIPTTPLHNPSTTSYIHRISQTNPSIVFHHLPSLPPHKSNLNPVAAAFESIRRNIPNVHHALQTISTSSTIPAFITSTSFSDYSDLKIPTYYFFSSGASALAAILYLPTTHDLFTKSFKDIPATPLHIPGLPPILASHMPQPLLDRSNPAYNEFLQLATHLPKAQGIIVNTFESLEPRALKAIADRLPVYGVGPMTANAQDRTHASGNDLGNGAECLSWLDAQPKQSVVFLCFGSQGKFSTPQLKEIATGLERSGHRFLWVVRSGEDSEFGSLLPEGFLDRTREKGLVVKSWAPQAAVLSRESVAGFVTHCGWNSILEAVCAGVPMVAWPLYAEQHLNRVILVEEMKVAMAMEEGEDGLVSAVEIEKRLRALMDLEEGTILRERCMQTREAALATWAEGGSSVVALNQLAELWKGG; encoded by the coding sequence atgaAATACACTATAGTATTGTACCCAGCCCCGTCCGTGAGTCAGCTTGTCTCCATGGTAGAGTTGGGAAAGCTCATTctccaccactaccaccacctcTTCTCCATCACAGTCCTCATCCCAACCACACCTCTACACAACCCTTCCACCACTTCCTACATCCACCGCATCTCCCAAACCAACCCATCCATCGTCTTCCACCACCTCCCCTCCCTTCCTCCACACAAATCTAATCTCAACCCAGTCGCCGCCGCCTTTGAATCAATCCGCCGCAACATCCCCAATGTCCACCACGCCCTCCAAACCAtctccacctcctccaccaTCCCTGCTTTCATCACCTCCACCTCTTTCAGTGACTATAGTGACCTTAAAATCCCCACttactatttcttctcttccgGTGCTTCGGCACTCGCCGCCATCCTCTACTTGCCCACCACTCATGATCTATTCACCAAAAGCTTCAAGGACATCCCAGCTACTCCCCTTCACATTCCCGGGTTGCCACCGATTCTAGCCTCTCACATGCCTCAACCTCTACTGGACCGATCCAACCCGGCTTACAATGAATTCCTTCAACTAGCAACCCATCTCCCCAAAGCACAGGGAATTATAGTCAACACATTTGAATCCCTTGAGCCAAGAGCTCTCAAAGCTATTGCTGATAGGTTGCCGGTTTACGGTGTTGGACCGATGACAGCCAATGCCCAGGATCGAACTCATGCTAGTGGGAATGATTTGGGAAACGGCGCTGAGTGTTTGTCATGGCTCGACGCACAGCCAAAACAGAGCGTTGTGTTCTTGTGTTTCGGAAGTCAGGGCAAGTTCTCGAcgcctcaactgaaggagattGCTACAGGATTGGAGAGGAGCGGTCACAGGTTCTTGTGGGTGGTTCGCAGCGGGGAGGATTCTGAATTCGGTTCGTTGCTGCCGGAAGGATTTCTGGATCGGACTAGAGAGAAAGGCCTGGTGGTGAAGTCATGGGCACCGCAAGCGGCGGTGTTAAGTCGGGAATCTGTGGCTGGGTTTGTAACTCACTGCGGGTGGAACTCAATATTAGAAGCGGTGTGTGCTGGGGTACCTATGGTGGCATGGCCTCTGTATGCAGAGCAGCATCTAAACAGGGTTATTTTGGTGGAAGAGATGAAGGTGGCAATGGCCATGGAGGAAGGTGAAGATGGGCTAGTTAGTGCTGTAGAAATTGAGAAGCGGCTGAGAGCGTTAATGGACTTGGAAGAAGGCACAATTCTCAGAGAAAGATGTATGCAGACAAGGGAGGCGGCCTTGGCTACATGGGCTGAAGGGGGCTCTTCTGTTGTTGCTCTTAACCAATTGGCCGAGTTGTGGAAGGGAGGATAA